The following are encoded together in the Variovorax sp. PBS-H4 genome:
- the smc gene encoding chromosome segregation protein SMC: MRLNSIKLSGFKSFAEPTNFLLPGQLVGVVGPNGCGKSNIMDAVRWVLGESRASELRGESMQDVIFNGTTTRKQASRSSVELVFDNADHRAGGQWSQFAEIAVKRVLTRDGNSSYFINNQPVRRRDVQDVFLGTGLGPRAYAIIGQGTISRIIESKPEELRLFLEEAAGVSKYKERRRETENRLGDTRENLTRVEDILRELTSNLERLEKQAEVATRYNTLQADATRKQHQLWFLKRSESEGDQAKVKADGEKAINDLESRMADLRHVESELETVRQAHYGAGDQVNQAQGKLYEASAEVGRLEGEIRFVVEGRQRVEQRLLQLGEQIAQWNTRREDAETEIETLAGQGVNAEEQAELLAAQLEEHDARMPSLEEAQQRAQDEANAQRASVAQVQQQIQVLAADQRNIEEQTRQLTLRAERLRSDKNALAAPDEARLRELQEQLAAAQEAASEADARLHDLQEAVPQLDEDRRTKQLSVNTEGARHAELSARLEALKALQEKVKTDGKLAPWLARHGLESLQGLWSRIHIEQGWENALESALRERLGALEVSRLDMVRAFGSDAPPAKLAFYSPPTAAAPQTPGALPRLADLLRLGDAGQQALLADWLHGCFIAPTLEEALAQRDKLQPGEAIYVKSGHAVTAHSVSFYAQDSEQAGLLARQQEMENLERQLRAQTLISEEARTALARAESAYGDAAQRLVIARREAADTQSRAHELQVETLRLTQLAEQTRARSEQLSSDLGEVEAQLEELQEKRIAAEGRFEELDMQLADSQERHAQLDERVIEAGRALSASREQHRSLERQAQEAVFAQRTLEARRGELNRAIETATQQVVSLTEEDERARAELGRLSDAAAQAGLQDALSLKLERETALGAARSQYDDLTLKLRASDERRLQLERELDPLRQRITELQLKEQAARLGFEQYQQLLADAEADLEAIARSIEEDKVRLTGLQSEIDRLNREVAALGAVNLAALDELAVASERKTFLDAQSADLNEAINTLEDAIRKIDGETRELLGGTFKIVNEHFSRMFPELFGGGNARLMMTGDEILDSGVQVMAQPPGKKNQTIHLLSGGEKALTAIALVFAIFQLNPAPFCLLDEVDAPLDDANTERYAKLVTAMSRETQFLFISHNKIAMEMAEQLIGVTMQEQGVSRIVAVDMESAVSMAEAA; this comes from the coding sequence GTGCGTCTCAACTCCATCAAGCTCTCCGGCTTCAAGTCCTTCGCGGAACCGACCAACTTCCTCTTGCCGGGCCAACTGGTGGGGGTTGTCGGCCCCAACGGCTGCGGCAAGTCGAACATCATGGATGCGGTGCGCTGGGTGCTCGGCGAATCGCGAGCTTCCGAACTGCGCGGCGAGTCGATGCAGGACGTGATCTTCAATGGCACGACCACGCGCAAGCAGGCCAGCCGATCGAGCGTGGAGTTGGTGTTCGACAACGCCGACCACCGTGCCGGCGGCCAGTGGTCGCAGTTCGCCGAGATCGCGGTCAAGCGGGTGCTGACGCGCGACGGCAATTCGAGCTACTTCATCAACAACCAGCCGGTGCGCCGGCGCGACGTGCAGGATGTGTTCCTGGGCACCGGCCTTGGCCCGCGCGCCTACGCGATCATCGGACAGGGGACGATCAGCCGGATCATCGAGTCCAAGCCGGAGGAGTTGCGGCTCTTCCTCGAGGAGGCGGCCGGCGTCTCCAAGTACAAGGAGCGCCGCCGGGAGACCGAGAACCGGCTCGGCGACACGCGCGAGAACCTGACCCGCGTCGAGGACATCCTGCGCGAGCTCACCAGCAACCTCGAGCGGCTGGAGAAGCAGGCCGAGGTCGCCACCCGCTACAACACGCTGCAGGCGGATGCAACGCGCAAGCAGCACCAGCTGTGGTTCCTGAAGCGCAGCGAGAGCGAGGGCGACCAGGCCAAGGTCAAGGCAGACGGCGAGAAGGCCATCAACGACCTCGAGTCGCGCATGGCCGACCTGCGCCATGTCGAGTCCGAGCTCGAGACGGTCCGCCAAGCCCACTACGGGGCCGGCGACCAGGTCAACCAGGCGCAGGGCAAGCTCTACGAGGCGAGTGCCGAAGTCGGCCGGCTGGAAGGCGAGATCCGCTTCGTGGTCGAAGGCCGCCAGCGGGTCGAGCAACGTTTGCTGCAGCTCGGCGAGCAGATCGCGCAATGGAACACGCGCCGGGAAGACGCCGAGACCGAGATCGAGACGCTCGCCGGCCAGGGGGTGAATGCCGAGGAGCAGGCCGAACTGCTGGCCGCGCAACTCGAGGAGCACGACGCGCGCATGCCGAGCCTCGAGGAGGCGCAGCAGCGTGCCCAGGACGAGGCCAACGCCCAGCGTGCCAGCGTCGCGCAGGTGCAGCAGCAGATCCAGGTGCTGGCCGCCGACCAGCGCAACATCGAGGAGCAGACCCGCCAGCTCACGCTGCGCGCGGAGCGCCTGCGCAGCGACAAGAATGCGCTGGCCGCACCCGACGAGGCCCGGCTGCGCGAGCTGCAGGAACAGCTGGCCGCCGCGCAGGAAGCCGCCAGCGAAGCCGATGCCCGCCTGCACGACTTGCAGGAAGCCGTGCCGCAGCTCGACGAGGACCGCCGCACCAAGCAGCTTTCCGTCAACACCGAGGGTGCGCGCCATGCCGAGCTGTCGGCTCGGCTCGAAGCCTTGAAGGCGCTGCAGGAGAAGGTCAAGACCGACGGCAAGCTGGCTCCCTGGCTCGCCAGACACGGCCTCGAAAGCCTGCAAGGCCTCTGGAGCCGCATCCACATCGAGCAAGGCTGGGAGAACGCTCTCGAATCCGCGCTGCGCGAGCGCCTCGGCGCGCTTGAAGTCAGCCGCCTGGACATGGTCCGCGCCTTCGGCAGCGATGCGCCACCCGCCAAGCTGGCCTTCTACAGCCCGCCCACGGCTGCCGCGCCGCAAACGCCAGGCGCGCTGCCGCGGCTGGCGGACCTGCTGCGCCTCGGCGACGCGGGTCAGCAGGCGCTGCTGGCCGATTGGCTGCACGGCTGCTTCATCGCGCCGACGCTCGAGGAAGCCCTGGCCCAGCGCGACAAGCTGCAGCCGGGGGAGGCGATCTACGTCAAGAGCGGCCATGCGGTCACGGCCCATAGCGTGAGCTTCTACGCCCAGGATTCCGAGCAGGCGGGCCTGTTGGCGCGCCAGCAGGAGATGGAGAACCTGGAGCGTCAACTGCGCGCCCAGACGCTGATCAGCGAGGAGGCCCGTACCGCGCTGGCCCGCGCCGAGTCCGCCTACGGCGATGCAGCGCAGCGGCTGGTCATCGCGCGGCGCGAAGCGGCAGACACGCAGTCACGCGCGCACGAGCTGCAGGTCGAGACGCTGCGCCTCACGCAATTGGCCGAGCAGACGCGCGCGCGCAGCGAGCAGTTGTCCAGCGACCTCGGCGAAGTCGAGGCGCAGCTCGAGGAGCTGCAGGAAAAGCGTATCGCCGCCGAGGGCCGCTTCGAGGAGCTCGACATGCAGCTGGCCGACAGCCAGGAGCGCCATGCGCAGCTCGACGAGCGCGTGATCGAGGCCGGCCGCGCGCTGTCCGCCAGTCGCGAGCAGCACCGCAGCCTGGAGCGCCAGGCGCAGGAGGCGGTCTTCGCGCAGCGCACGTTGGAAGCGCGCCGCGGCGAGCTCAACCGCGCTATTGAAACGGCGACCCAGCAGGTCGTGTCGCTCACCGAAGAGGACGAGCGCGCCCGCGCCGAGCTCGGCCGCCTGTCCGATGCCGCCGCACAGGCCGGCCTGCAGGACGCGCTCTCGCTCAAGCTGGAACGCGAGACCGCCTTGGGCGCCGCGCGCAGCCAGTACGACGACCTTACGCTCAAGCTGCGTGCCAGCGACGAGCGCCGGCTGCAGCTGGAGCGCGAGCTCGACCCGCTGCGCCAGCGCATCACCGAGCTGCAGTTGAAGGAGCAGGCCGCCCGCCTGGGCTTCGAGCAGTACCAGCAGCTGCTGGCCGATGCCGAGGCCGATCTCGAAGCGATCGCCCGGTCGATCGAGGAGGACAAGGTCCGGCTCACCGGCCTGCAATCGGAAATCGACCGGCTCAACCGCGAGGTCGCCGCGCTCGGCGCGGTCAACCTCGCCGCCCTCGACGAACTCGCGGTGGCGAGCGAGCGCAAGACCTTCCTCGACGCGCAGTCGGCCGACCTCAATGAGGCCATCAACACGCTGGAAGACGCCATCCGCAAGATCGACGGCGAGACCCGCGAGCTCCTCGGCGGCACCTTCAAGATCGTCAACGAGCACTTCAGCCGCATGTTCCCCGAGCTCTTCGGCGGCGGCAACGCAAGGCTCATGATGACCGGCGACGAGATCCTGGACTCCGGCGTCCAGGTGATGGCCCAGCCGCCCGGCAAGAAGAACCAAACCATCCACCTGCTGTCGGGGGGCGAGAAGGCGCTGACAGCCATCGCACTCGTGTTTGCGATCTTCCAGCTCAACCCGGCGCCTTTCTGCTTGCTCGACGAAGTGGATGCGCCATTGGACGACGCCAACACGGAGCG